One genomic region from Gossypium hirsutum isolate 1008001.06 chromosome D13, Gossypium_hirsutum_v2.1, whole genome shotgun sequence encodes:
- the LOC107919699 gene encoding receptor-like protein kinase FERONIA: MKKITNSNPSWPSLVSLLHLSFFFNSWTCLAIDQVILDCGFVGNSSFNGKTWVGDATFFPAYAFHARTTIGRVVSNETGEVPVNPYSTARFFPSSFTYSFPMSPGLKFIRLHFYPTSYSGIRKISEAEFSVTAGDYTLLNNFKPSVMATTLKSPFVTKDYFFNLKKPIVNITFAPSLEDSDSFAFVNGIEIYSMPLKLSDYGVNGTSSNATEILYRINVGVNSQNEPFWNGLDDQYLQAGSINGTLIEAYDDHIDYNKSPWTLSQYGAPWDLYSKARTIGGSDEAANVGYNLTWTFSIDLGFSYIVRLHFCEIQLFVTEVNQRVFKVYINNKTVESSLDIVAMAGGPLVAMHKDYTITVPESKEGGTELWLALQPNVDSNPKLADVILNGIEIMKLSDTRNNLAAHVLQVENEDRTGSIPTSNIFLGMVIGLVVGISAVSLIVYMLSHRFLLRYDVNVRKASSLISKSSEYYRQFPLGEIKAATNNFSEARLLGYGGFGKVYEGLLDDGITKVAVKRKNPESNQGLQEFKTEVELLSTFRHMNIVSLLGYCEEESELILVYDYMANGTLRDHLYQTQNPPLSWTRRLKICIGAARGLHYLHTGTEHSIIHRDIKSTNILLDQEWVAKVSDFGLSKVGKISGSNRSQISPGPKGTFGYLDPEYGRNRTLTRKSDIYSFGVVLFEVLCARPAVNPEPNEDDQTKVSLARWALHCYGSEKIDVLIEPYLRGKIKSECLVTFVEIAVRCLASRQMDRPSISDVLGKLEQALVLQENAVDDLNVQIKDT; the protein is encoded by the coding sequence ATGAAGAAGATTACCAATTCGAACCCTTCATGGCCATCACTTGTTTCCCTTCTTCACCTCAGCTTCTTTTTCAACTCCTGGACTTGTTTAGCTATTGACCAGGTAATTCTTGACTGCGGATTTGTGGGAAACTCATCTTTTAATGGTAAAACTTGGGTAGGGGATGCAACTTTTTTCCCAGCTTATGCTTTCCACGCGAGGACCACCATTGGCCGTGTGGTCTCTAATGAAACCGGCGAGGTTCCGGTGAATCCATACTCAACCGCACgtttctttccttcttctttcaCCTATAGTTTCCCTATGTCCCCAGGTCTCAAATTTATCCGCCTCCATTTCTACCCTACTTCTTACAGTGGTATAAGAAAAATCTCCGAGGCCGAGTTCTCTGTCACCGCTGGAGATTACACtttgttaaacaactttaaaCCTTCTGTAATGGCAACCACTTTGAAATCACCTTTTGTCACTAAAGATTATTTCTTCAACTTAAAGAAACCCATTGTCAATATCACCTTCGCTCCATCACTAGAGGATTCAGATTCTTTCGCCTTTGTAAATGGGATAGAGATTTACTCAATGCCCCTCAAACTCTCTGATTATGGAGTGAATGGAACTTCCAGTAATGCTACTGAGATACTTTACAGAATCAATGTAGGGGTTAACTCTCAGAACGAGCCGTTTTGGAATGGGCTAGATGACCAATACCTTCAGGCCGGTTCAATAAATGGGACTCTCATTGAAGCATATGATGATCATATTGATTACAATAAAAGCCCTTGGACGTTAAGTCAGTATGGAGCACCTTGGGATCTGTACAGCAAAGCAAGGACAATTGGTGGCAGCGACGAGGCTGCCAACGTGGGCTACAACCTGACATGGACATTTTCTATTGACTTAGGCTTTTCGTATATTGTTAGGCTTCATTTCTGCGAGATTCAGCTTTTTGTGACAGAAGTGAATCAGAGAGTGTTCAAGGTGTATATCAACAACAAGACAGTGGAAAGCAGCTTGGATATAGTTGCTATGGCAGGTGGTCCTTTGGTTGCAATGCATAAGGACTATACCATCACGGTTCCGGAATCTAAAGAAGGAGGAACTGAACTATGGCTTGCCTTGCAGCCTAACGTTGATTCAAATCCAAAGCTTGCTGATGTAATCCTAAACGGAATTGAGATCATGAAGTTGAGTGATACAAGAAACAATCTTGCAGCTCATGTACTTCAAGTGGAGAATGAAGACAGAACTGGGAGTATTCCAACATCTAACATCTTCCTGGGAATGGTTATCGGCCTTGTCGTTGGAATTTCTGCAGTCTCTTTGATAGTCTATATGTTATCTCATCGGTTTTTGCTACGTTATGATGTAAACGTTAGGAAAGCAAGTAGCCTAATCTCTAAATCGTCAGAGTATTACCGTCAATTTCCCTTGGGAGAGATAAAAGCCGCCACTAACAATTTCAGTGAAGCTCGTCTGCTCGGTTACGGGGGTTTCGGGAAGGTTTACGAGGGCCTGCTTGACGATGGGATCACCAAAGTGGCAGTTAAGCGTAAAAATCCCGAGTCCAATCAAGGACTTCAAGAATTCAAAACTGAAGTCGAATTGCTCTCCACTTTTCGTCACATGAACATTGTGTCATTGCTGGGCTATTGTGAAGAAGAGAGCGAGCTGATTTTGGTTTATGATTACATGGCTAATGGAACTCTACGTGATCATCTCTACCAGACCCAAAATCCACCACTTTCTTGGACTCGAAGGCTCAAGATATGTATCGGTGCTGCCCGTGGATTACACTACCTCCACACGGGCACCGAGCATTCCATCATTCACCGAGACATCAAATCAACAAACATACTCCTGGATCAAGAATGGGTGGCCAAAGTGTCGGATTTTGGCCTTTCGAAAGTAGGCAAGATTTCAGGTTCCAACAGGAGCCAAATCAGTCCCGGACCAAAGGGTACTTTTGGATATTTGGACCCTGAGTATGGCAGAAACAGGACATTAACTCGCAAGTCGGATATTTACTCATTTGGTGTGGTTTTATTTGAAGTATTATGTGCAAGACCAGCTGTTAATCCTGAGCCAAACGAGGATGACCAGACTAAGGTAAGCTTGGCTAGATGGGCTCTTCATTGCTATGGAAGTGAAAAGATTGATGTCTTGATTGAACCATACCTAAGAGGAAAGATAAAGTCCGAGTGCCTTGTGACATTTGTGGAAATTGCAGTGAGGTGCCTGGCTAGTAGGCAAATGGATCGGCCGTCAATAAGTGATGTACTCGGTAAACTCGAACAGGCATTGGTGTTGCAGGAGAATGCTGTTGATGACCTTAATGTCCAAATCAAAGATACATGA